One bacterium genomic window carries:
- a CDS encoding S8 family serine peptidase, which produces MNRFQRLCLLCLLAALVPAVSTARAQKIEDELEAVLQTAPPDSELTVLVRPSLAVDVLGLENQLRAGRASRAERHGRMLRALKQKSEASQATLLGHLSQTKRKAGPIREYQSFWITNLVVVHATPEGVRQLASRADVGQVLASRKVSLEEKKKEVSTTVQADASLAASSAVSLSAAKSFNWALTRLKVRELWKRGITGRGMLVGIIDSGVDGNHPALKNKWRGANGATSVESWYDPVTGSTFPIDDLGITHGTGVMGCILGQDGADTLGMAPDAQWIAAKAFDSNGSPTNERILSSFQWMADPDSDPATIDDVPDILNLSFADDDTHGCEQWMWEPIRNLTALGVTVFIATGNVGARVGSPGSNPEFFAIGPIDSLDQRPYYALIGPSLCDGKTIKPDVMAPGHQVLTTRGSVGGGGYTTMNGSSFASPLVAGLGALLRQYNPELTPGEVTAAIRNSADDDTHTAGPDNYYGYGIVNAPAALGKLTVPLKPSFAILALNVSAGGDSRIDPGEQASLWLTVINNGAAASSVSASLLSSSPDVSFTSATASFGAMTTGQSRDNQSQPFGLAFGVHIPRGVLRTFKLVLTAGAVRDTVSFALAVGGEPEPPLNSFLAHNLNRAGLSITNYGVIGTDGDKGGGFVYPDGTSQSRDQLFQGALMLATGPTTISDASYNENSMGANSVKFNHDFSVVPGGNLVKAQPGQYADQEISGVYNDSLAAVPLRIEVSQYSYAWSDAADRDYVIVEYNLTQTKGSGVDGLYVAQHMDWDVGGSGDNDLAGFDRAASLAYMYDSTSGAWVGHALLTQAVAGYRALNFARDIQDGFSTAEKFASMTTGGERDSLSGPKGDWSELLSAGPLFLKPGRTVPVAWAVIGGASLEELRTRAAAARVRYAQVAAQKGIDLAPPVISSLVPPDPTAGLETHTVRARIEDGSDIEQAVVLWRVAGGATFFKSSFGQTDSAGLRAAGIPGMVAGTTVEYYLRAVDAMGNQGFLPAGAPSQVFSFTVSDSHPPEISLASASADTTAGAQRYWLQATVKDDNLARVLAVCAVGDSLFNDSLALKRLGQSDTFRGELTGLERGTTVRYFILAQDLGGNVSFDPPQAPALYLSFRFTPPSPGDGDLDGKLSIFDLLTLLRVLGHSDTPSPEQKYALDLDRNGRIDIFDLLALLHLLAGSG; this is translated from the coding sequence GACCGCCCGGGCGCAGAAAATTGAAGACGAGTTGGAGGCGGTGTTGCAGACCGCCCCACCCGACTCCGAGCTCACGGTGCTGGTGCGACCGTCCCTGGCGGTGGATGTCCTAGGCCTGGAAAACCAGCTCCGCGCCGGCCGGGCCTCCCGCGCCGAGCGTCACGGACGTATGCTGCGCGCCCTCAAGCAGAAAAGCGAGGCCTCCCAGGCCACGCTGCTTGGGCACCTGTCCCAGACCAAGCGTAAAGCCGGACCAATCCGCGAATACCAATCTTTCTGGATCACCAACCTGGTGGTGGTGCACGCCACGCCCGAGGGTGTGCGCCAGTTGGCCTCGCGTGCGGATGTGGGCCAGGTGCTGGCCAGCCGTAAAGTCTCCCTCGAGGAAAAGAAAAAGGAAGTCTCTACCACAGTGCAGGCGGATGCCAGCCTGGCCGCCTCCTCCGCGGTGTCTCTGTCCGCAGCCAAGTCTTTCAACTGGGCCCTGACCCGCCTTAAGGTGCGCGAGCTGTGGAAACGCGGGATAACGGGACGGGGAATGCTGGTCGGGATAATCGACTCGGGAGTGGACGGCAACCACCCGGCGCTCAAGAACAAGTGGCGCGGGGCCAACGGGGCCACCTCGGTCGAGAGTTGGTACGACCCGGTCACCGGCAGCACTTTCCCCATCGACGACCTCGGCATCACCCACGGCACCGGGGTGATGGGCTGTATCCTGGGCCAGGACGGGGCCGATACGCTGGGCATGGCCCCGGACGCCCAGTGGATCGCGGCCAAGGCTTTCGACAGCAACGGCAGCCCGACCAACGAAAGAATCCTCTCCTCGTTCCAGTGGATGGCCGACCCGGACAGCGACCCGGCCACTATCGACGATGTCCCGGATATCCTCAACCTCTCTTTCGCGGATGACGACACCCACGGCTGCGAGCAGTGGATGTGGGAGCCGATCCGCAACCTGACCGCCCTGGGAGTGACCGTGTTCATCGCCACAGGCAACGTGGGCGCGCGTGTCGGCTCGCCGGGCAGTAACCCCGAGTTCTTCGCGATCGGTCCCATCGACAGCCTGGACCAGCGCCCCTATTACGCCCTGATCGGGCCCTCGCTCTGCGACGGTAAAACTATCAAGCCGGACGTGATGGCGCCCGGCCACCAGGTGCTGACCACCCGCGGCTCGGTGGGAGGGGGCGGCTACACCACGATGAACGGCTCCTCGTTCGCCTCGCCGCTGGTGGCCGGGCTGGGTGCGCTGCTCCGTCAGTACAACCCCGAGCTCACCCCGGGCGAGGTCACCGCGGCGATCCGTAACAGCGCCGATGACGACACCCACACCGCCGGGCCGGACAACTACTACGGCTACGGGATCGTCAACGCCCCGGCCGCCCTGGGCAAGCTGACTGTCCCGCTCAAACCCTCGTTTGCCATCCTGGCGCTCAATGTGAGCGCGGGCGGAGACTCCCGGATCGACCCCGGCGAGCAGGCCAGCCTCTGGCTCACTGTCATAAACAACGGCGCCGCGGCTTCGAGTGTCTCGGCCAGCCTGCTCTCCTCCAGCCCGGATGTGAGTTTTACCAGCGCCACGGCCTCTTTCGGCGCCATGACCACCGGCCAGAGCCGCGATAACCAGTCTCAGCCGTTCGGTCTCGCTTTCGGCGTGCATATCCCGCGCGGGGTGCTGCGCACCTTCAAGCTGGTCCTGACCGCCGGGGCCGTGCGCGACACGGTGAGTTTCGCCCTGGCCGTGGGCGGCGAGCCGGAGCCGCCGCTGAATTCTTTCCTGGCCCACAACCTCAACCGGGCCGGGCTGTCGATCACCAACTACGGCGTGATCGGCACGGACGGTGACAAGGGCGGCGGGTTTGTCTATCCTGACGGGACAAGCCAGTCCAGGGACCAGCTTTTCCAGGGCGCGCTGATGCTGGCCACCGGGCCGACCACTATCTCGGATGCCTCGTACAACGAAAACAGCATGGGCGCTAACAGCGTGAAGTTCAACCACGATTTCAGCGTGGTTCCGGGCGGCAACCTGGTCAAGGCGCAGCCCGGACAGTACGCCGACCAGGAGATAAGCGGGGTGTACAACGACAGCCTGGCCGCCGTTCCTCTGCGGATCGAGGTCTCCCAGTACAGCTACGCCTGGAGCGACGCCGCGGACAGGGATTACGTGATCGTGGAGTACAACCTCACCCAGACTAAAGGCAGCGGGGTGGACGGCCTGTACGTGGCCCAGCACATGGACTGGGACGTGGGCGGCAGCGGGGACAACGACCTGGCCGGGTTCGACCGCGCCGCGTCCCTGGCCTACATGTACGACAGCACTTCCGGCGCCTGGGTCGGCCACGCCCTTCTGACCCAGGCCGTGGCTGGCTACCGCGCCCTGAATTTCGCGCGGGACATCCAGGACGGGTTCAGCACGGCGGAAAAGTTCGCCTCCATGACCACGGGCGGCGAGCGGGACAGCCTGTCCGGACCCAAGGGTGACTGGAGCGAGCTGCTTTCGGCCGGGCCGCTGTTCCTCAAGCCGGGGCGTACTGTGCCCGTGGCCTGGGCCGTGATCGGGGGGGCGAGCCTGGAGGAGCTGCGCACGCGGGCCGCCGCGGCCAGAGTGCGCTACGCCCAGGTGGCGGCGCAGAAAGGGATCGACCTGGCCCCGCCGGTGATAAGCTCGCTCGTGCCACCGGACCCCACTGCCGGGCTCGAAACACATACCGTGCGGGCGAGGATCGAGGACGGCTCGGATATAGAGCAGGCGGTGGTGTTGTGGCGGGTGGCCGGCGGTGCGACATTCTTCAAGTCCTCCTTCGGACAGACTGACAGCGCCGGCCTGCGCGCGGCCGGCATACCGGGGATGGTCGCCGGGACAACTGTGGAATACTATCTTCGCGCGGTGGACGCCATGGGCAACCAGGGTTTTCTGCCCGCGGGAGCGCCGTCGCAGGTGTTCTCTTTCACCGTGTCCGACAGCCACCCGCCCGAGATTTCCCTGGCCTCGGCCAGCGCCGACACCACGGCCGGAGCCCAGCGCTACTGGCTGCAGGCCACGGTCAAGGACGACAACCTGGCCCGCGTGCTGGCGGTCTGCGCCGTGGGGGACTCGCTTTTCAACGACAGCCTCGCCCTGAAACGGCTCGGCCAGAGCGATACGTTCCGCGGCGAGCTGACCGGCCTGGAGCGGGGGACCACGGTGCGCTATTTCATCCTGGCGCAGGACCTGGGCGGCAATGTCTCGTTCGACCCGCCGCAGGCCCCCGCGCTCTACCTGTCGTTCCGGTTCACGCCGCCCTCGCCGGGGGATGGCGACCTGGACGGCAAGCTGAGCATTTTCGACCTGCTCACCCTTCTGCGGGTCCTGGGCCACAGCGACACACCCTCGCCGGAGCAGAAATACGCCCTCGACCTGGACCGCAACGGGCGGATCGACATTTTCGACCTGCTCGCCCTGCTGCACCTTCTGGCCGGCTCCGGCTGA